A single region of the Sulfitobacter geojensis genome encodes:
- a CDS encoding DUF2842 domain-containing protein: MALSYKARRRWSLVVLLVAMPLYIVVAVNVVALFERPSLLVELLVYVVLGVVWVLPLKGIFKGVGQADPDAEN, from the coding sequence GTGGCACTGAGTTACAAAGCACGCAGACGCTGGTCACTGGTGGTATTGCTGGTCGCAATGCCACTTTACATTGTGGTTGCGGTCAATGTCGTCGCGTTGTTCGAGCGGCCGTCCCTTCTGGTCGAGCTACTTGTTTACGTGGTGCTTGGCGTGGTTTGGGTCTTGCCGCTTAAAGGGATCTTTAAAGGGGTCGGGCAAGCGGATCCCGACG
- a CDS encoding adenylosuccinate synthase: MANVVVVGAQWGDEGKGKIVDWLSERADVIARFQGGHNAGHTLVIDGEVFKLAALPSGIVRGGKLSVIGNGVVLDPWHLMGEIEQIRGQGVVVSPETLMIAENTPLILPIHGELDRAREAQNSVAKIGTTGRGIGPAYEDKVGRRSVRVADLADDATLELRVDRALVHHDALRRGLGLDPVDRDALLASLREIAPAILEYAAPVWKVLNEKRKAGKRILFEGAQGSLLDIDFGTYPFVTSSNVIAGQAATGTGVGPGTIDFVLGIVKAYTTRVGEGPFPAELDDEDGQRLGERGHEFGTNTGRKRRCGWFDAVLVRQTCATSGVNGIAFTKLDVLDGFETLKICTGYELDGQHLEYLPTAADQQARCTPIYEEMPGWSQSTEGARSWADLPAEAIKYVRRVEELIDCPVALLSTSPEREDTILVTDPFAD; encoded by the coding sequence ATGGCCAATGTCGTTGTTGTCGGAGCCCAGTGGGGTGACGAGGGAAAAGGCAAAATCGTTGACTGGCTGTCGGAACGCGCCGATGTCATTGCGCGTTTTCAGGGCGGGCATAATGCGGGTCATACGCTGGTGATTGACGGCGAAGTGTTCAAGCTGGCTGCGCTGCCCTCTGGGATCGTGCGGGGCGGCAAACTGTCGGTGATCGGCAATGGTGTGGTGTTGGATCCTTGGCATCTGATGGGCGAAATCGAACAGATTCGCGGGCAGGGTGTGGTTGTGTCGCCTGAAACGCTGATGATTGCAGAAAACACGCCGTTGATCCTGCCGATCCATGGTGAACTTGACCGTGCGCGCGAGGCGCAAAATTCCGTTGCGAAAATCGGGACAACGGGGCGGGGCATCGGGCCTGCCTACGAGGATAAAGTCGGGCGCCGGTCGGTTCGTGTGGCGGATCTGGCGGATGATGCGACGCTGGAATTGCGCGTAGATCGCGCCTTGGTGCACCACGATGCGCTGCGCCGCGGTCTGGGGCTTGATCCGGTGGATCGTGACGCGCTGCTGGCAAGCCTGCGCGAGATTGCGCCGGCGATTCTTGAATATGCGGCTCCGGTCTGGAAGGTGCTGAACGAAAAGCGCAAAGCGGGCAAACGCATTTTGTTCGAAGGGGCGCAGGGGTCTTTGCTGGACATTGATTTCGGAACCTATCCCTTCGTGACCTCGTCCAACGTGATTGCGGGACAGGCGGCGACCGGTACGGGTGTTGGTCCGGGGACGATTGATTTCGTGCTTGGCATCGTCAAAGCCTATACCACACGGGTTGGCGAAGGACCGTTTCCGGCCGAGCTTGATGACGAAGACGGCCAGCGGTTGGGCGAGCGGGGGCATGAGTTTGGTACCAACACCGGACGCAAGCGCCGCTGTGGGTGGTTTGACGCCGTACTGGTGCGCCAGACCTGTGCGACCTCTGGCGTGAACGGGATTGCATTCACCAAGCTGGACGTCCTTGACGGGTTCGAGACCTTGAAAATCTGTACCGGTTATGAGTTGGATGGGCAGCACCTTGAGTATCTGCCGACGGCGGCGGATCAACAGGCGCGTTGCACGCCGATTTACGAGGAGATGCCGGGGTGGTCCCAATCTACCGAAGGGGCGCGCAGCTGGGCGGATTTGCCTGCGGAAGCCATTAAATATGTGCGCCGGGTGGAAGAGTTGATTGATTGCCCTGTGGCGCTACTTTCTACCTCACCGGAGCGCGAGGACACCATTTTGGTGACTGACCCCTTCGCGGATTGA